Within Actinoplanes sp. L3-i22, the genomic segment AGCGGGCGGCGCTGATCCACGACAGCCCGGTCACCGGGGTGACGCGGACGTATTCGTACCGGGAGCTGCGCGACGAGGTCGCCAAGTTCGCCGGGGCCCTGCGCCGGCTCGGGGTCGGGCGCGGGGACCGCGTGGTGATCTACATGGCGATGGTGCCGGAGACGGTGATCGCGATGCTCGCCTGCGCCCGGCTCGGCGCGGTGCACTCGGTGGTCTTCGGCGGCTTCGGGGCCCGCGAGCTGGCTGCCCGGATCGACGACGCGCGTCCGAAAGTGATCGTGGCGACGTCGTGCGGGATCGAGGCCGGGCGGGTGATCCCCTACCAGCCGATGCTGGACGCCGCCCTCGACGCCGCCACCCACGTCCCGGACCGGCGGGTGATCCTGCAGCGCCCCGAGCACCCCGCCGCCCTGCTCCGGGAACGCGACCTGACCTGGGCCGAGGCGATCGCCGACGCGGAGCCCGCCGAATGCGTCCCGGTGCGCGCGACCGATCCGCTGTACATCCTGTACACCTCCGGGACGACCGGGCGACCCAAGGGCGTGGCCCGCGACAACGGCGGCCACGCGGTCGCGTTGCGGTGGTCGATGGAGAACATCTTCGGGGTACGGGCGGGCGAGGTGTTCTGGGCCGCGTCCGACGTCGGGTGGGTCGTCGGCCACTCGTACATCGTCTACGGGCCGCTGCTCGCCGGTGCCACGACCGTGCTCTACGAGGGCAAGCCGGTCGGCACCCCGGACGCCGGCGCCTTCTGGCGGGTCGCCGCGCAACACCGTGTGACCTGCATGTTCACCGCGCCGACCGGGTTACGTGCGATCCGCAAGGAAGATCCTGAGGGCAAACACCGTTCGGCGTACGACCTGAGCGCGCTCCGCCTGCTCTTCCTCGCCGGGGAGCGCCTCGACCCGCAGACCTACCGCTGGGCCGGCGAGCTGCTCGGCGTGCCGGTGATCGACAACTGGTGGCAGACCGAGACCGGCTGGCCGATCGTGGCGAGCCCGCGCGGGATCGAGGCGTTGCCGACGAAGCCGGGATCGCCGTCGGTGCCGATGCCGGGCTATCGGGTACGGGTCGTCGACGAGTCCGGAAATGATCTGCCGCCCGGGGCGGAGGGCGCGATCGTGCTCGGGCTGCCGCTGCCACCCGGGTGCCTGCCGACGCTGTGGCGGGACGACGAGCGGTACGTGCGGTCGTACCTGACGGCGTTCCAGGGCAACTATCTGACCGGGGACGGCGGGCGCTTCGACGAGGACGGCTACCTGTACGTCCTGGGCCGCACCGACGACGTGATCAACGTGGCCGGGCATCGGCTGTCGACGGGCGCGATGGAGGAGGTCCTCGCCGGGCATCCGGCGGTCGCCGAGTGCGCGGTGATCGGCGTGCACGACCCGGTGAAGGGGCAGGCGCCGCGCGCGTTCGTGGTCCTCAAGTCCGGCGCCGGCGGGACCGATCCGGCCGCGGTGGCCACGCTGGCCGCGGACCTGGTCGCCCGGGTCCGCGCGCAGATCGGCCCGGTCGCCGCGCTGCGCCGGGTCGACGTGGTCCCGGCCCTGCCGAAGACCCGCTCCGGCAAGATCCTCCGCGCCACCATGCGCGGCCTCGCCGACGGCGCCGACACCCCGATCCCGTCCACCATCGAGGACCCCGCCGTCCTCGACGCCTTGCGCCCACTCCTGCGCCCGGCCGACTGAGCCTCCCGGACAGGACTCCCAGGGGTTCGGGTTTGGGGTAAACCGTGCCCACCCGCGGACGTCGCCCTGGAGGGCCTCGCGTTCTGGGCGCGCCAGCGCCCTGCGAGGACCGGAAGGGTCCCCGCGGGAGCGGCGGTCTGTACCCCGGCGGACCGGGGCAATGATGAAGTTGATTCTGGTCTTTTAGTGGTTTGTTCCGCCGGGGCCCATCGCGGTGAGGAACTTGTCGCGGAAGGCGTTCATCGGCCAGACCGGCGCGTCGTGGGCCGGCTTGAGGCCGTCGGTCCAGCCCCAGTTGGCGATGCGGTCGAGGACGGCCGGGTCCTTGGCGATGATCGTGATCGGGACGTCGTGGCTGGCGTCGTCGCCGGTGACGACCGGGGACGGCTGGTGGTCGCCCAGGTAGATCATGACCAGGTTGTCGTCGCCGTACTTGGCCACCCAGTCGGTCAGGGTGGTCAGCGTGTACTGGATCGACTTGCCGTACTGCTCACGGACGGTCGACGCGGCGGTCCAGATCTGCGCCTTGGACGGCTGCTTCTTGACGATCGCGTTGTAGACCGAGCCGTCGCCGACCTGGTCCCAGTCGATGAACTGGGGCAGCGGCGTCCACGGGGTGTGGCTGGAGACCAGCGGCATCTCGACGAAGAGCGGCTTGCGGCCGACCTTGCTGTACTCGTTCTCGCCGAACTTCTTCAGCGTGTACTGGTCCGGCATCGGCGCCCAGCTGAAGCGCGGGCCGTTGTAGCCGAGGTTGCGCGAGTCCCAGACCCGGTTGAAGCCGTAGAAGTTGCCCTCCGGCCAGGCCCGGGTGGCGCCCGGCATGACGCTGACCGTGTCCCAGCCGGCCGACCGGAACAGGTTCGGCAGGGTGAGCCGGTTGCTGGCGGTCAGGTTCCGGTACCGGCCCTGGTTGTTGATCCACAGGCCGGACATCGTGGTGGAGTGGGCCAGCCAGCTGCCGCCGCCGAACGTGGGCGAGGTGAGCCAGCCGCTGCGCGAGCTGAAGCCGGCCGCCTTGAGCTTGGCGGTGCCGGCCTCCAGGACCGGGTCGACGCCGGGGGCCAGGTTGGGGGCCTCGACGGCGTTGCGGCCGTAGCTCTCGACGAACGTGAGCATCACGTCCTTGCCGGTCAGGCCGGTGAGCAGTTGGTCGGCGGGGACGTTCTTGTACGCGTCGACCTGCACCTCCCGGTTGAACGCGGCCTCGTTCTGCAGGCCGGTGCGGGCCTGGCCGACCCGGTCCGCGGCGTACGACCAGGTGGTGCGCGCGGCCAGCGGCACGTTCGGGATCCGGCCGGGGATGCCGATCACGAAGGCGAGGCTCCACGCCAGCGCGATGACGCCGGCCGAGTAGGCGGCCCGGCGGCGGTCCTGGCCGAGCAGCCTGGTGATCCGCAGCATGGCCCAGACGGTCACCCCGAGCACGCCCGCGACCAGCAGCGCGATCCCGGCCAGTGACCCGATCAGGCCGGCCGTGCCGTAGGACTCGCGGACGTAGTCGTACGCGTCGTCGAAGAGCACCCAGTCCAGCACCGGGTCGAACGGCCGGGCCAGGAAGTAGAAGAAGCCGATGTCCAGGCACTTCTCGAGGACCAGCCAGCCGAGCACGACGGCGGTCACCGACGCGGCGATCCGCCGGGCCCGCAGCGGCAGCACGATCAGGACGGCGATGATGACCGCGGCCTCGATCGGGATGCGCTCGAAGCTGCCGGGGGTCAGGCGGCGCAGGATGTTCGGGAAGAGCAGCTCGCCGAAGATGATCCCGCCGGCGATGACGGTCAGGCCGTGCCGGATCGCGGGGTGTCGCAGGAAACGCCGGAAACGGCCGGGCCCCTCCGCGGGCTCGGCAGTCGCGGTGACCGGTTCTTCGGTCGCGGTGACCGGTTCGTCCGTTGCGATGGCCGGTTCCTCGTTCACGACGACCGGCTCTTCGTCCGGGTTCTGCTGGTCAGTCGGTTGCACTCCATGGTGAACGCGGATTCTCGGCGGATGGTTCAGTGCCGTGACCAACTCGCGGATCTTCTGGTTGCGTCTACAAAGGACTAGGCTGGTCACCGTGCGTGGCCGCTTGCTTCCTCTGCTGCTCAAGATTCTCGCGCTGTGGTTCGTCGCCACCGTGCTGGCCTGGCCGTTCGCGGTGCTGATGGAGGGCGGCGGTGACCCCGCCGAGGCGAATTGGGGCTATTTCTGGCTGTTGTTCACGCCGGTGGTCGCGGTCGCCATCGCGTGGTGGTACCGGCCGGCCAAGCTCGGCCTGCGCCCGGCGCCGCTGCTCGGCCGGGCCGCCGCGGTGCTGGCGGCGACCGCGCTGACCGTGGTCGCCTGGCACGCGGCCGGCATGCCGTGGTGGAGTCTGCCCGGGCTGGCCGGCGGCAACGTGCTGGTCGCGGTGCTGGCCTGCGTCGGGGCCTGGGCCGCGCTGGACCGGCTGCCCCCGGCGTACCTGGTCGGGCTCGGCGTGGGCACGCTGGCCGGGGCGATCCTGCTCGGTGTCTCGTTCGAGGCCGAGGGGCTGGCCGCGGTGGTCACCGGGTCGACCGTCGGGACCGGGGACGGGCTGCGGATCGGGGTGGCGCTGGCGATCGTCGAGCTGGCCGCGATCGCGGTGCTGCTGGTGGCGGTCTGGCGGCTGATCGACCTGTGGCGGACCGGCACGCTGGGCTTCGCGACCGACCGCAGCCGGGGGCACTGGCCGCCGAAGCCGGGCCAGATCTGGTTCGCCGACGTGCCGTTCGAGGAGTCGGCCGGCGAGTCGAAGGACCGGCCGGTCCTGGTGCTGCGGTCGGCCGGGCGGCAGGCCGAGATCCTGAAGATCACCAGTCAGGACAAGTCCGGCCACCCGGAGTTCTACCTGTTCCTGCCGCACGCCAAGTGGCGCCGGGTGCTGAGCAAGGACAGCTGGCTGGAGCTGCGCCCGCAGAAACTGGACTACCACCGGTTCCGGGACCAGCGGGGCCTGGCCCGGTTCGGCACGCTGCGGATCGTGAGGCGCCGCCGGAGAGCGACGTCATAGCTCCTTGCCATTTTCCTATGTGACCTATAGGAAATAGGGAGAGGAGGTCGTCCATGCGCCACTTTCCCGCCATCGTCGTCACCACCCTGCTGCTGGTCGCCGGCTGTTCCGCCGGCACGTCGGCCAGCAGCGCCGACGCCGGCAAACCGGTCAGCGGCGGCTCGCTGACCTGGGCCGTCGAGACCGAGCCGATCACGTTCAACCCGCACCAGTACGCCCAGGCCAAGGCCCGCCTGCTGGTCTGGAACAGCTTCGAGGCCCTGCTCACCCACGACGACCGGGGCGGTTACCTGCCCTGGCTGGCCAGCGCCTACCAGGTCTCGCCGGACGGGAAGACGTACACCTTCACGCTGCGCACCGGCGTCACCTTCTCGGACGGCACGACGTTCGACGCCGCCGCGGTCAATGCCAACATCGACCAGCTGCTCGTGCCGAACTACGCGCCCGGCGTCGCCGCCGTCCAGCTCAAGAACCTGGACAAGGTCGAGGTCAAGGACGCTTCCACGGTCGTCTTCCGGCTCAAGAAGCCGGACGTGCTGATCCTGGACTTCGTCTCCTCGCCGCAGGGCGCGCAGATCTCGCCGAAGTCGCTGAAGGCGGCGAAGAACCTCAAGGCCGGTGGCCCGGAGCTGGCCGGGACCGGCCCGTTCGTGCTGGACCGGTACACCCCCGGTCAAGAGGTGCACTTCACGAAGAACCCGGCGTACAACTGGGCGCCGGCGAATGCCGGACACAGCGGTCCGGCCTACCTCGACGGGATCACCTACCGGTTCCTCAAGGAGTCGTCGGTCCGGGTCGGCGCGCTGACCTCCGGCCAGGTCCAGATCATCGAGGGCGTCCCGGCCACCGACGAGTCCCTGATCAGCGCGAACCCGGATCTGGCGCTGCGGCGCGGGCTGAACTCCGGGTCGGCGTACTCGTACTACTTCAACACCGCGCACGCGCCGTTCGACGACGTCGAGGTCCGGCAGGCGTTCCGCGCGGCGCTCGACGTGCCCGCGGTGCTCACCGGGGTCTACCGGAACACCGCGACCCGGGCGTGGAGCGTGATCGGACCGACCAGTCCCTTCTACGACAAGTCGCTGGAGAACACCTACGGCGGCGATGCCGCCAAGGCCGGCCGGCTGCTGGACCGGGCGGGCTGGTCGGTCAAGGACGCCGAGGGCTTCCGGACAAAAGACGGAAAACGATTGACGGTACGACTCGTGCAGTCCGCGCCGTTCATCCGGGACCGCCGGGACGTGCTGGCCCAGGCGGTCCAGGCCGCGGTCAAGCAGAGCGCCGGCATCGACCTGCAGATCCAGCTCGTCGACCAGGGCACCGCGACCAAGGCGCTGGCCGACGGGGCGTACGAGCTGTTCGACAACTCGCGGGCCGACACCGATGCCGGCGCCGCGCTGAACCTGCTGCTCTACTCGACCGGCTCGATCAACCGGACCGGGTACCGGAGCCCCGAGCTGGACAAGCTGCTCGACGACGCGGTCGCCACCACCGATCCGGCGAAGCGCACCGAGCTGTATCGGCAGGTGCAGCAGCTGGTGGTCACCGATCAGGCGCTGGTGCAGCCGCTCTACGCGCCGCAGGACCAGATCGCCGCGTCGAAGTCGGTCGGTGGCGTCGGATTCGAGCCGACCGCCGGGGTCCCGGTCGACGCGTACGACCTTTGGCTGAGCAAGTGATCACGGCGATCCTGCGCCGGGTGGGGGCGGGCGTGCTGGTCCTCTGGGCCGCCGCGACCGCCGCCTACCTGGCGCTGCTCGCCGCACCGGGGTCCACTGTCGACGCGATCATCGGCGACGGCGCCGACACCCCGGGGATCCGGGCGCAGATCATCGCCGAGTGGCACCTCGACCGCCCGGCCGTCGTGCGGTACCTGGACTTCCTCTGGCGCGCCGGGCACGGGGACCTGGGCCGGTCCTACCTGCTCCAGCGCCCGGTCGCGGAGGTGATCGGCAGTCAGCTGGCGCCGACCCTGAAGCTGGCCGGCGCCGCGGCGGTGTTCGGCGTCCTGCTCGCCCTGGTCTTCGCGATCGTGGCCCGCCGGCTCACCTCGACGTTCGGGCTGGTGCTGGTCTCCACCCCGCCGTTCCTGATCGGGATCGTGCTGCTCAGCGTCTTCTCGTTCCGGCTCGGCTGGTTCCCGGTCTCCGGCGACCGGAGCTTCGCCGCCCTGGTCCTGCCGGCGATCACGATGGGCCTGCCGATCGCCGGCACCCTCGCGCAGGTGCTGCGCGACGGCCTGGACCGGGCGCTCGACGAACCGTTCGCGGTCACCGCCCGGGCCCGCGGCCTGCGGGAGAGCGCGGTGCTGACCCGGCACGCGCTCAAGCACGCGCTGCTCCCGGCGGTGACCATGCTCGGCTGGTCGTTCGGCGTGCTGATCGGCGGCACGGTGATCATCGAGCAGGTCTTCGGGCGGCCCGGCCTCGGCCAGGTCACCGTGCAGGCGGTCAACTCCAGTGACCTGCCGGTGGTGCTCGCCGTGGTGATCCTCGCGGCCGCCGTCTTCGTCGTGGTCAACACCGTGACCGACCTCGCCTACCTGCTCATCGACCCACGGTTGCGAAGGAGCTGAGCGATGACGATCGCGCTGACCCGCCCCCGGGCCGCCCGCCTCGGCCGGCTGCGCGTGGGCCGGCCGGGAGTGGCCGTGTCCGCGGTGTTCCTGGCCCTCACCCTGCTCGCGGCGGCCTGGCCGGCGCTGCTCGCCGGCGACCCGCTGGCCGCCGATCCGCTGCACGTCCTGGCGGCCCCGTCCGGCGCCCACTGGTTCGGCACCGACCAGCTCGGCCGGGACGTGTTCGCCCGGGTCGTGCACGGCGCCCGGCACTCGCTGTCGATCGGGATCTCCGCCACCCTGATCGCGGTCGGCTCCGGGATCCTGCTCGGGCTGCTCGCCGGGCTCAGCCACAAGATCGCCGACGAGGCGCTCAGCCGGTCCTTCGACGCGCTCTCCGCGTTCCCGCTGGTCCTGCTCGCGCTGCTGTTCATCGCGATCGCCGGGACCGGCACCACCAGCCTGATCGTGGCGATCGGGGTGGCGCTGGTGCCGCACTTCGGGCGGGTGGTGCGGGCGCAGACGTTCGTGGTGCGGCGGGCGGCGTACGTCACGCACGCCGTCGCGTTCGGGACCTCCCGGTCCCGTCTGGTGCTGCGGCACGTGCTGCCCAACGTGCTCGGCCCGATCCCGGTGCTCGCGGTGCTCGGGCTCGGCGAGGCGATCCTGCTCGCGGCCGGCCTGAGCTTCCTCGGGATGGGTCCGCAACCGCCGTCGCCGGAGTGGGGCGCGATGATCTCCGAGGGCCGCGGTTACCTGCATATCGCCTGGTGGGCGTCGGTCCTGCCGGGGGTCGTGGTGACCCTCACGATCATCGCCCTGACCGTCGTCGGCCGCTTCCTGCAGCGCCGCTTCGAGGGACGGGAGCTCCCGTGATCCAGGTCGAGGATCTGCGGGTCACCTTCCACCTGCCCCGGCGCACGGTCGAGGCGGTCCGCGGGGTCAGCTTCCAGATCGAGCCCGGCGAGTGCGTCGCGATCGTCGGCGAGTCCGGCTCCGGCAAGAGCGTCACCGCCCGCAGCCTGGTCGGACTGGCCGGTCCGGGCGCGCGGGTCGACGCGGTCCGGTTGGCCGTGCACGGCCAGGACGCGCGTCGCTTCGCGCCCCGCGACTGGCGCCGGCTGCGCGGCGGCTTCGCCGGGCTGATCCTCCAGGACGCCCTGGTCTCCCTCGACCCGCTGCGCACGGTGGGCGCGGAGATCGCCGAGGTCCTGCGGGTCCATTCCGACAAAAACCGATTCGAGCGTACGAAGGAGGTCCGCCGCCTGCTCGACGAGGTCCACGTCCCGGAGCCGGACCGCCGGGCCCGGCAGTACCCGCACCAGCTGTCGGGCGGACTCCGGCAGCGCGCGCTGATCGCCTCCGCGCTGGCCGGCGGCCCGCGGCTGCTGATCGCCGACGAGCCGACGACCGCGCTGGACGCCACCGTCCAGGCCCAGATCCTGAACCTGCTCGCCGAGCGCCGGGCGGCGGGGGAGACCCTGCTGCTGATCAGCCACGATCTCGCCGTGGTCGCGAAACTCGCCGACCGGGTGCTGGTGATGAAGGACGGCCGGATCGTGGAGTCGGCCGCGACGAAGGTGCTTCTGTCCGGCGCTGATCACTCGTACACCAGGCAGTTGATCGCCGCCGCGAGCGGGAAGCGGCGCGGGACCACCGCCGAGCCCGGCCCGGTCGTCGCCGAGGCGACCGCGCTGCGCAAGGTCTACGGCGACCGGGCGGTGGTCCGCGACGTCGACGTCAGCATCCGGCGCGGCGAGATCGTCGGCCTGGTCGGCGAGTCCGGTTCCGGCAAGACCACCGTCGCGCAGCTGCTGTTCGGCCTCGTCGAGCCGACCTCCGGCCAGGTCAGATTCGAGGGGCAGCGGTTCAGCGGGGTGCCCGAGCGGGCCCGCCGGCCGGTGCGGCGGCGGCTGCAGCTGATCGCGCAGGACCCGCTGTCGGCGTTCGACCCGCGCTGGACCGTGCGGCGGATCGTCGCCGAGGCGCTGCCCCGCGGCGGGTCGGTGGCCCCGATCCTGGACCGGGTCGGGCTCGGCGAGGACGTGCTCGACCGCTATCCCCGGCAGCTCTCCGGCGGGCAGCGGCAGCGCGTCGCGATCGCCCGGGCCATCGCCCCGCGACCGAGTCTGATCATCTGCGACGAGCCGGTCTCCGCGCTCGACGTCTCGGTGCGGGCGCAGGTGCTCGACCTGCTCGCCGAGATCCGGGAGCGGGACGGGACGGCGCTGCTGTTCATCTCGCACGACCTCGGCGTGGTCCGCGATCTCGCCGACCGGGTCCTCGTCATGCGCGACGGGCAGGTCGTCGAGCAGGGCCCGTCGGTGTTCGAACAGCCCCGGCACGAGTACACCCGCCAGCTGCTGGCGGCCGTGCCCACCTTGGAGGTTTTGACGTGACAGTGCAGATTGCGGTCGCCCTCGACGACCGATCGTTCGCGGCGTCGCACTGGGCCGGCGCCGCGCGGCTGGCCGACGAGGCGCGGCTCGACTTCGTGACCTTCGACGACCGGTTCGGGCGGCCGGGTCCGGACGCCGTGCTGGTCGCGTCCTACGTCGCGCCGCTCACCCGGCACATCGGGCTGATCCCGGTCGCCACCACCACCCACACCGAGCCGTTCCACCTGTCCACCGCGCTGGCCACGCTCGACTACGTCAGCCACGGGCGGGCCGGCTGGCAGGTGCGGGTCTCCGCCGACCCGGCCGAGGCGGACCTGCTCGGGCGGCGGGCGCCGCTCGGCTTCGACGAGCTGTTCGCCGAGGCGCGCGACGCGGTCGAGGTGGTGCGCCGGCTCTGGGACAGCTGGGCGGAGGACGCGATCATCAAGGACGTGCCGACCGGCCGGTTCATCGACCGGGACCGGCTGCACTACATCGACTTCGCCGGGGCGTACTTCGCGGTGAAGGGCCCGTCGATCGTGCCGCGGCCGCCGCAGGGGCAGCCGGTGATCGCCGCGCTGACCCACGAGGCGCGGGTCTGGGAGAACCTGGACGCCGACGTGTACTTCGTGACGCCGTCCGACGTGGACAGCGCCGCGAAGATCGTCCGGCAGCTCCCGGCCGGGAAGAAGGTCTTCGCCGACCTCGTCGCGTTCCTCGACCCGGACCAGGAGACCGCGATCCGGCGGCGCGGGTCGGTCACCTCCGACGCGGCCGTCTTCGCCGGCACGCCGGCCCAGCTCGCCGACCTGATCGCCGGCTGGGCACCGGCCGGGATCGCCGGCGTCCGGCTGCGCCCGGGCACCCCCGACGATCTGACCGCCATCACCCGCGACCTCGTCCCGGTGCTCCGCGAGCGGGGCCTGTTCACCCCATCGACCGCCACCACGCTGCGCGAACGCCTCGGCCTGCCGGTGGCGGTCAACCGCTACTCCCCGGAGTCCGCCCATGCCTAAGCAGATCATCCTCGCCGCCCACTTCCCGGGCGTGAACAACACGACCGTCTGGAGCGATCCACGGTCCGGGAGCCAGATCGAGTTCGACTCCTTCGAACACCTCGCGCGGACCGCGGAGCGGGGAAAGTTCGACTTCTTCTTCCTGGCCGAGGGGCTGCGCCTGCGCGAGCAGCGGGGACTCATCCACGACCTGGACGTGGTCGGCCGCCCGGACACGCTGACCGTGCTCACCGCCCTGGCCGCGATCACCACCCACCTGGGACTGGCCGGGACGCTGAACGCCACCTTCCACGAGCCGTACGAGCTGGCCCGCCAGCTGGCGACGCTGGACCACCTCTCCGGCGGGCGGGCCGCGTGGAACGTGGTGACCTCGCACGGCGGGTTCTTCGGCGAGAACTTCCGGCGCGGCGGGTTCCTCGACCACGCCGACCGGTACGTGCGGGCCGGCGAGTTCATCGAGGCCGCCCGCACGCTCTGGGACACCGACGGCGGGGACTTCGCGATCGACAGCTCGCAGTTCGGCATCAAGGGGCGCTTCGGGGTGCCGCGCAGCCCGCAGGGTCACCCGGTGGTGCTGCAGGCCGGCGACTCCGCGGCCGGCCGGGACCTGGCCGCGCGGCACGCCGACGCGATCTTCTCGCGGCACCACAAACTCGAGGACGCTCAGCAGTTCTATCGCGACGTCAAGGGCCGGCTGCCGGCGTACGGCCGCGACGTTGACTCTCTGAAAATCATCCCCGGGGTGTCCTATGTCCTCGGGGACACCGACGCGGACGCGCAGGAGAAGGCGCACTACATCCGGCGGCAGCAGGTCACCCCGCAGACCGCGATCCTGCTGCTGGAACAGTTGTGGAACCAGGACCTGTCGTCCTACGACCCGGAAGGGCCGCTGCCGGCCGCCGACCCGGTGCTCGACGAGGACGACACGATCATCAAGGGGCGGGCCGGGATGTTCCCGGACCGGCTGAAGACCGCGACCGAGTGGCGCGCGCTCGCCGAGGCGAAGAAGCTGTCGATCCGGGACCTGGTCATCGAGGTGACCGGCCGGCAGAACTTCATCGGCACGCCGGCGCGGGTGGCCGCCCTGCTCGACGAGTACGTGCAGACCGACGCCTGCGACGGGTTCATCCTGGTCTCGCACCTGACGCCGGGCGGGCTCGACGACTTCGTCGACCAGGTGGTGCCGCTGCTGCAGGAGCGGGGCGTGTTCCGGACCGAGTACGAGTCGACGACGCTGCGCGGGAACCTGGGACTGCGCCAGCCGGAAGGGCGGTAGAGCCGATGTCCGTACCCCTCTCGATTCTCGACCTGGCCCCGCTGGTCTCCGGCGGCGACGTCGGCGACGCGCTGCGGCGCACCCTCGACCTGGCGCGCAGTGCCGAGCAGTTCGGCTACCACCGCTACTGGGTGGCCGAGCACCACTTCACGCCCGGTGTCGCGTCGGCCCAGCCGGCGCTGCTGCTCGGGCAGATCGCGGCGGTGACCTCGCGGATCCGGCTCGGGTCCGGGGCGGTGCAGACCGGGCACCAGACCGCGCTGTCGATCGTGGAGCAGTTCGGGCTGCTGGACGCGCTGTATCCGGGGCGGTTCGACCTGGGGCTGGGGCGCTCCGGGCAGGCGAAGAAGGAAGCCCTGCGCTTGCAGAGCGAGCCGGTGGTCGCCGAGGAGCGCGTCGTGGACGGGCTGCTCATCCCGAAACCGTTCTCCTGGGCGCCGATCTTCGCGTCCGACCGGACCGCGCTGGCGAGCAGCCTGCTGGCGCAGCCGGGGGCCGAGCCGCTCGGGCTCGACGAGATCCTCGACCAGATCTCCGGTCTGCTCGCCGGGCCCTATGCCGACGGCAAGGGCAATGCGGTCACCGCGGTGCCCGGGGCCGGCGCTGACCTGGAGATCTGGCTGCTCGGCAGCAGCGGCGGGGAGAGCGCCCGGACGGCCGGGGCGCGCGGTCTGCCGTTCGCCGCGAACTACCACGTGGCGCCGGCCAAGGTCCTCGAAGCGGCGGCTGCCTACCAGGAGTCGTTCGTGCCGTCGGCGAACCTGGCGAAGCCGCACCTGATGGTGTCCGCCGACGTGGTGGTCGCCGAGGACGACGCGACCGCCCGGCGGCTGGCCGCGCCCTATGCCCACTGGGTGCGCAGCATCCGGACCGGGCTCGGCGCGGTCCCGTTCCCCAGCGAGGCGGAGGCGGCCGCCGCCGCGTGGACCGACCACGACCGGGCGCTGGTCGCCGACCGGGTGGACACCCAGTTCGTCGGGTCGCCGTCGACGGTGGCGGCCAGGCTGGAGACGTTGCGCCGGGTCACCGGGGCCGACGAGCTGCTGGTCACCACGATCACCCACCGGCACGCGGACCGGGTCCGCTCCTTCGAACTCCTCGCCAAGGAGTGGGCCGGCTAGGGCTTGTCGTCGCGACGGTCGGACGCGGCGCGCATGGCTTCCCGCATGCGCGCGGCGTCCGCCTCGTAGTCGTCGATGTGTTTCTCGGCGCCGGCCGCGATGCCAGAAAGATCATTTTCTCCGGTACGGGCGTAGTGCAGCACCGCCCACACGATCAGGTCGGCGTCCTCCGGGTTCAACGGCAGCCCCCACCGCCGGATGAACGGCGCCATGGCCGCCTTGCCCCGCAGCAACTCATCGATGCTCACCGAAGGCTCAGTCATCCGCCGAGTGTGCCAGAACCTGCGCCGCCGGGTGCCCGTCCCGCCCCACACCCGCGCCCGCACCGTCCCG encodes:
- a CDS encoding propionyl-CoA synthetase — its product is MADYRQTYQRSISDPEGFWRDAAEGIDWHVPPTRILDDSEAPIFRWYPDAELNTCHNALDRHVGEGHGERAALIHDSPVTGVTRTYSYRELRDEVAKFAGALRRLGVGRGDRVVIYMAMVPETVIAMLACARLGAVHSVVFGGFGARELAARIDDARPKVIVATSCGIEAGRVIPYQPMLDAALDAATHVPDRRVILQRPEHPAALLRERDLTWAEAIADAEPAECVPVRATDPLYILYTSGTTGRPKGVARDNGGHAVALRWSMENIFGVRAGEVFWAASDVGWVVGHSYIVYGPLLAGATTVLYEGKPVGTPDAGAFWRVAAQHRVTCMFTAPTGLRAIRKEDPEGKHRSAYDLSALRLLFLAGERLDPQTYRWAGELLGVPVIDNWWQTETGWPIVASPRGIEALPTKPGSPSVPMPGYRVRVVDESGNDLPPGAEGAIVLGLPLPPGCLPTLWRDDERYVRSYLTAFQGNYLTGDGGRFDEDGYLYVLGRTDDVINVAGHRLSTGAMEEVLAGHPAVAECAVIGVHDPVKGQAPRAFVVLKSGAGGTDPAAVATLAADLVARVRAQIGPVAALRRVDVVPALPKTRSGKILRATMRGLADGADTPIPSTIEDPAVLDALRPLLRPAD
- a CDS encoding sulfatase-like hydrolase/transferase, with the protein product MQPTDQQNPDEEPVVVNEEPAIATDEPVTATEEPVTATAEPAEGPGRFRRFLRHPAIRHGLTVIAGGIIFGELLFPNILRRLTPGSFERIPIEAAVIIAVLIVLPLRARRIAASVTAVVLGWLVLEKCLDIGFFYFLARPFDPVLDWVLFDDAYDYVRESYGTAGLIGSLAGIALLVAGVLGVTVWAMLRITRLLGQDRRRAAYSAGVIALAWSLAFVIGIPGRIPNVPLAARTTWSYAADRVGQARTGLQNEAAFNREVQVDAYKNVPADQLLTGLTGKDVMLTFVESYGRNAVEAPNLAPGVDPVLEAGTAKLKAAGFSSRSGWLTSPTFGGGSWLAHSTTMSGLWINNQGRYRNLTASNRLTLPNLFRSAGWDTVSVMPGATRAWPEGNFYGFNRVWDSRNLGYNGPRFSWAPMPDQYTLKKFGENEYSKVGRKPLFVEMPLVSSHTPWTPLPQFIDWDQVGDGSVYNAIVKKQPSKAQIWTAASTVREQYGKSIQYTLTTLTDWVAKYGDDNLVMIYLGDHQPSPVVTGDDASHDVPITIIAKDPAVLDRIANWGWTDGLKPAHDAPVWPMNAFRDKFLTAMGPGGTNH
- a CDS encoding ABC transporter substrate-binding protein, yielding MRHFPAIVVTTLLLVAGCSAGTSASSADAGKPVSGGSLTWAVETEPITFNPHQYAQAKARLLVWNSFEALLTHDDRGGYLPWLASAYQVSPDGKTYTFTLRTGVTFSDGTTFDAAAVNANIDQLLVPNYAPGVAAVQLKNLDKVEVKDASTVVFRLKKPDVLILDFVSSPQGAQISPKSLKAAKNLKAGGPELAGTGPFVLDRYTPGQEVHFTKNPAYNWAPANAGHSGPAYLDGITYRFLKESSVRVGALTSGQVQIIEGVPATDESLISANPDLALRRGLNSGSAYSYYFNTAHAPFDDVEVRQAFRAALDVPAVLTGVYRNTATRAWSVIGPTSPFYDKSLENTYGGDAAKAGRLLDRAGWSVKDAEGFRTKDGKRLTVRLVQSAPFIRDRRDVLAQAVQAAVKQSAGIDLQIQLVDQGTATKALADGAYELFDNSRADTDAGAALNLLLYSTGSINRTGYRSPELDKLLDDAVATTDPAKRTELYRQVQQLVVTDQALVQPLYAPQDQIAASKSVGGVGFEPTAGVPVDAYDLWLSK
- a CDS encoding ABC transporter permease, with the protein product MITAILRRVGAGVLVLWAAATAAYLALLAAPGSTVDAIIGDGADTPGIRAQIIAEWHLDRPAVVRYLDFLWRAGHGDLGRSYLLQRPVAEVIGSQLAPTLKLAGAAAVFGVLLALVFAIVARRLTSTFGLVLVSTPPFLIGIVLLSVFSFRLGWFPVSGDRSFAALVLPAITMGLPIAGTLAQVLRDGLDRALDEPFAVTARARGLRESAVLTRHALKHALLPAVTMLGWSFGVLIGGTVIIEQVFGRPGLGQVTVQAVNSSDLPVVLAVVILAAAVFVVVNTVTDLAYLLIDPRLRRS
- a CDS encoding ABC transporter permease — protein: MTIALTRPRAARLGRLRVGRPGVAVSAVFLALTLLAAAWPALLAGDPLAADPLHVLAAPSGAHWFGTDQLGRDVFARVVHGARHSLSIGISATLIAVGSGILLGLLAGLSHKIADEALSRSFDALSAFPLVLLALLFIAIAGTGTTSLIVAIGVALVPHFGRVVRAQTFVVRRAAYVTHAVAFGTSRSRLVLRHVLPNVLGPIPVLAVLGLGEAILLAAGLSFLGMGPQPPSPEWGAMISEGRGYLHIAWWASVLPGVVVTLTIIALTVVGRFLQRRFEGRELP